GCTGCAGTGTCTGCTGCTGAGTATCCCGAGGGTTGTCTCGTTCACAAAATTCAATAGCAGTTCTTGGTATCTTGGTACTCAGTGCAATGGTTTTCATATCCTTCCATCCAACCACTTCTACAATTTCAACCAGGTGAGGCTGGAGATCTGAAATTATTGTAAAAGAAGGTATTAATCTTGCAGAGGCATGTAGATTCAGATACAAAAAGAAATACGCAGAATCAAGTTTTACCGGACATGctcaaaatgttaaagaaatagCATTAAAGCTCTAATATATCACACATTGAAAACAATTACTTACCTTTAAGAGGTAGTGTCTCCTAGGAAGCAAAAGTTAAATGGATGTTAATAAAAGATTTCCAACTTCACGATGGTTAGACGACTGCTTAAACAAGCTTAACAAATTCATCATGCCACAACAACATTGGCACAAAAGAAGCACAATAACAATGACACCAGAGGTTCCAGAAAACTAACCTTTACCTCCTACAGAAAGGGAAAGCTTTGAGAACATtagggaaaagacagaaatgccTTTATTATAAatggacgtgtgtgtgtctgtgtgtatttgtgtttgaagtGGTCAggtaaaatgatgaaaatgtgaaacatcTTGTGGCAGATTAGGAACAGAAAGAGGATTTAATTCACTGACATCACACTGAAGATTTACTCACCGGAGTTGTGAACGAGTGTTGTTTACCTAATGGCATAAATGATTAATAACAAACATATTATTAATAAGATACAAAAACAGCAATTGTATGTGAATGTTACTTGAAGTTAATCTTCAGGATTATTactgtacttttacattttacagaggAACACAATTTACTTGTGCCTTCTGCTGATCACATTACATGTAGGAGAACTACTCACGTTTTATTTTGAGGTACACAATCAAACCTACTATAGATAAGATTAGTAGAAAAACTCCGATGACAATGCCAACTGCTgttgctattttatttttctctgaaacacatagaaatttgtgtttttatatgaaatagaaatatttgaattaatggcatcattatttatttaaaatgcagtagTGCTAAAGTAAACCATACCTTCATGGCAGACTGTATTATTTGTGGCTGTACAGGCTACTTTAATGCCCGCCGCACCACATCTTgaaccaaaagaaaaagcaaatatgtgaCAGACTGAATGATGGCAGCAAAAAAAGTCAcatctttactgtttttaaaaatttgccatactgtatatacactttCTACTTTAAAGATACATGTAACTTACACTGTACAAGGAATGCAGAGTATGCAGCTTTCTGAAGAATCTAATCCTGCATTGATGCAATAATGAtcctctttacatttacatttggtgtTCCTGGCAGTGGTACAAGGTTCGTCTATCTGTAGATTTGCTGAAAGCAAAGTACAGCCATAAAATGACAACATAGGGGAACAGTACATGTGCCATTCATGACATTTGAGAAATTTGCTTGATAACTCAATAGACAGTGATATAAATGTAGCTGACGCATTAGGTCAACGATATCCTTGTAATTGTGTGCAGTTTAAAGATTTATATTTATCTTAAAGGCTTTGTATGTTAAGTGTTATGTCTATGTGGTGGTGTACATTGTACAATGAATGCtgcttgcagatgatccaaatcGCAGCAgttggaacgagctaccaaactctccACGCTCAGCAGATTCTCTCCCAATagtaaaaaactgctgaaaacagaactcttccacatcttcctatgcacttaaatctatttaaaaaaacaaacaaaaaacctatctgctctttctcgcacttgcatctcgtgaactgtgaacacttttctgatagaactttgctttgatgttttctccttgacttagatttttgcttccttgtacctcacttgtaagttgctttggataaaagcgtctgcaaaatgactcaatgtaaatgtaaaggtaaATGCTGCTGCTTACAGGGTAATGTGCATACTGGTTCACAGCTACAATAAACGCATTATTCacaaataatgttaataatataaCCTGTGATTTACCTACTGTGAAAAAGGTTACTGTTGCACaggttactgtgtgtgttttgttttgttttttggttttaacaGAAATTAAAGAACTGGTGAAGTTAGTTTGTGTCTCTACCGTTGGGATGGTCACAGGATGTGCAGGGCTCACAGGACTGCTTGAAATTAGGGTGACTGTTGTATGTATTAGCATCACACTGCGTGCAGTTTCcatcatctttatttaaaaCGCAGTGGTTCTTCAGCTTCAGAcctgcagcaaaaaaataagtgttttgATCAGTATGGGGCAAGACtatgatgaacacacacacacaaccacatgcAAACATATTGTAAAAGTAAGTACTGTAGCATCTTTAGTTACTAAAGAGAAACTAAAACCTTTATATATAGGCCTGTGTCATTCACTGCAATGAATGTTCTTACACTAACAGCaaagattcatttaaaaaatattttaccacaCGACCAGCTAAAACCCCGGCCATGTGCTAAATTATTCTCTTCCGCCAAGTGTAACAAACGTGAAGAACATCTGTGCTACTCACATGTATACAGAATGAGACAGGGCTATTTCAGAGAACACTGTTGTTTAGCTTACAaggtgcaaaaatgtattttgtccaaaaaagaataaaacaaggTAACAAACATGGCATCTCTGTACATTTCAAACCAGGAAACACACTAAGACAAAAGCCCGTCCACCCagaaaaatatagaatataaaaagacaataactaGAACAATGTAGTATCATAGTAAATCAGAGAAACAAACCAACTAAAGAGCCAGCTACTTAGGACAAGAGTCAGCCATCCCTCTGAATCTGAAAGATAAGATTCACTCCTTTGAAGACAGAGAggatttctgtttatttttttgcccttttttccgcatgtttggcacagtttttacgccagatgccctttctcACGCAATCCTCTGCAATTTCTTCCGGGCTTGGGATCGGCATTGCACTGCTGGGGACGGGGGTGACCTGTCCCAGGGACATCCCAGggtccagggacactttgaaatGCGGTTGGGGAGAGCACGAACCTCGGACCCTCTGGTCGGTGGGCGGCCagtttaccaactgagccactgagcCCTAAATGTCATTTCAAGAAGGCAGCTGAACGGATTTTCATGAAGGATGACAGGAAACACGCACTGCCACTTACCAGCACCACACAGACAGCACTCCCTCCCGTTATACTCGTAGGTGCCATCTACACACAGGTTCCTCTTTTTACGCAGCAGCCCTTTAGGTGAACGCCCACCGACGCTCCCCTGAGTTTGGGAAGATGCTGAGTAACACGCGCTGCTGGAAAAACGAAAGTGAAAGTAAGACCCAGCAAACACAAGTGGCCATAATAGTTAGGAATCGCATGTCAATTAAACGAATTAACTAGcgtttattaataaaaacatgaattacCTAAAGGTATCTTTGTTAGGTAAGATTTGCAGTTTGCAAAGCGGTTGTTTTGAAAGCTGTTACCCccttgtttggtttctccagAGTCCGTTTCACTTTACTAGTTAGTCAGAAAACGGAAACCGTTCGCTCCATTTTTTACACAATCTCAACCCAAACTTAGCCCCAAACATTTACAGGCTACCCATAactgtatatacatacacaccTAACGTTAACCTACATAAATGTAGGTAACGTGAAACCACAGGGACTAAAACACTGTGAAGAAGACTGAAGTCTACCAACAACTGGCTGCGGTTAACATTACTTAACCGTACTTGTTATGTTTCAGATTTGTTGAAGGTTACTCACAGTGGCAGAAGAAGACACAAGCCCACGAAGACGAAAGCCCACGGTGGACATTTGTTTGCCCTCGCCATTGTGCAGTAACTAAGTGTAAACTTCCGGAAGTGTGATGATGCAGCCTGCGTAGCGCGCCTCTCTGTGCACAGGCGGGGTTTTTTTTCGAGGGGGGGGTTTCTTGATTTAGTTACCAACAAACAAGGAACTTTGCATGTTTCACAAGGTTAAGTCTATATGAATAATATCACATGCAATCAATAGTTTAGGTTCCATACTAATGTTCCCAGCGGTGTGTAGGCTAACTTAGGTATTATGATTAGAGAActtttttgatatatttatagCAAACATAGTCTGTATGTTTTCTGTTACATCTGTATGTTTCGGAAACCCCCAGAAAACCAGCCAGTGGTCTAAAGCAGAACCGTAGGTGGGATGTTAAAAATAGATCACTGAGGTCAGCACACCTCAGTGATCTACGGGACAGTTTGGGATTTTCCATCCATTTATTGATATTATGtcaatttcagtttcatttataCTTAGTGATATATTTCTTTCCCAACAATAAACCTTTGTAGGGTTGTTTCCTCATTTCTTAGCTTACCAATTAGAATGTTGTAGAATGTTTTATGTTGACCATTCATTTAGCATTTCAGCTCTATATAGCTGTCCTTAATGGTGACCATAGCTCTGCTTAAATAttattatggaaaatattataaaacataaattattatttttttaattattgcatTCAGCAATAAGCAAAGTAACATTTATACAGTCTGCAAATCTCTGCCCACACACATGCTAAAGTTATATGCCACTGGGTGGTGTTATTGCTCTTTGTTTCCTGTGATGGCTGCTGAGTTGCATGAGAATGAGAAAGATTTTGGCCCCACTGATGGgcttaaatgaataaaatgtaataaattgtcttctattatttaaatgcttttgtgAAACAgtgtatattttaacatttaaaatcatatgCAGCATATGAGACTACAATACAATATGTTGAGGGTATTTGTCCATCTGTCAGCAAACTAAGAGAATAACAAAAAGTGTCTGTCAGTGTGACAACTACAACTAAAACTAATACTacaatgttcatttttttatacCTCAAAGAATTACGTTTGtaatgcatttctttaaaatcaTGACTGTAATTTTTAGCCTTTCCTCACCAAAATGGTTGACTAGTTGCTGATTCACACAGTACAGTACGTCTAATTTCTTTATGTCTGAATAGGAAACcgaccaaataaaaataaagagaataatGCAGGTGAGCAAAGTACTGCACAGCTAGATCGCTGCCTCCCTGATGCCAGctgtaggaaaaaaaagtcctatATAAAAGTAATTTCTGTACCAggaatttttttctgtctgtgccaCCAAACATAAGAAATGAATGCCTCACCCACAcccccacaaaaacacaatttttgtttGATCTCTGCCAAGTGTAGTTTTGTAGCAAATTTATCTTTgaagaaaagtgaagaaaaaagtatttggcAGGGGAATAAAAACTTAACTTGAAGGACAACTCCGGTGGGATTTggttgtttttgcatgtgtataAAATTTCAGGCCCTTTGTAGTCCCAGTGAGTCCCAGTGTCGGATTTGTACCAGTCTGCTGCCTGCTCATGTGACCCACTTACAGAGcaaagtgaacacacacacatagctgtGTTTCCATCATTTAAGACAACGTTACATTGACTTACATTAATTTCCTGGAGGCCGATCTTAACCATAACCACAACCACTACTTGCTTTAGCTCGCTTTAACCACAAGTCAATCCCTACGCTGTAGcttaatcttaatcttaattGTAAGCAAAATTGACCCTAACCCTAAAAGTCTTCAGAGTAAAATGTTATTGCCTACATATACTCTGACTTTCTTTTTGTTCCCCCTGAAAAGTTGAATCTGCacaatgtaactttttaaatatgtttatgttccCACAGCGTCAGTATACATAGACAGTGGCTCTTTAAAGTTTTCTCTATTTctaaatacatataaaacacGATCAGATTTCATGCAATTCCTAATGggctaaaatgtatttattttagattttgattgaaatgtttaaatctttgtgtgtggaaaaacaaaagaacaaaaatattgtaaataattgtAACATAATATAAAGTCATACAGTTTAGTCCTCTTTCTACTGCTAGTTTTGAGGATAAATACACTAAGTGGATGAGTTGAACGTAGTCTTCTTGGCACAactgcatgtacagtacatgttggTGCGTCAtcctcttttttgtgtgtgtgggctgaTGCTTAATGTAATAATAGCATATAAAACTGTTACCAATAGGCCACAATGATAGCACTGATTTCATTGTGTTCATCCTGTTTTATTGCGACAAAACCAAACAGCTGCAAAACCATCACCAGAGGAGTGCAGCTTGTAGCTTTCCACTCTGTGAAAAGACATTATCATCCACGGCCAGTGTGTTCTGCCTCTCATCGCCCCCAGTTCATATGCAGAATTGGGTGGAGTAATAGCTCCACTGAGATAGaggggaggaaaaacaaaatagcatgtttttttgttgttaggAAAAAGCTGCTGGAAGGCACTGTGTTGCAAAGCCTCCCCAGTGACACAGAAGAAGACGGAGGAGATGAGTCAAGGGGAGCAGCAGGTAACAGCTCTTCTCTTTGGGTTAAAGAACCACTAAAAAAAGGAGAGGGGACTCTAGCAGCTGTCTGTTCTGAAGTTCATTAATGCTGTGTGTCTCATGGTGTAACTGTAATTAAGTACAGTCACGATATACTGGCCTTTTTTTGAGGGGGCGGGGGAATTGGGTCAGAACAAGTTAACTCAAAAGCAGAGCAACAAGTATCCATGTCGGTACCACATTGCCCCCTTAAGTACACTAGAATTTCATGCATGTTTGCTTcctattttatatttacttccTTCAAGTTGAGTTGTTCCTTTAACTTGAGCTGTAGCAATTCTTTGATAGAGCCAAAGCTTATATGGGCCTGCAGGTAGTAATCACAATCCATGAATGCACTCAAGAGTGAATGTGAAAACTATAGCTCCGAAGGGACTGGCTTTGCTCTTTCAGTTCTGAGTAGCTGTACTGCTGcaactttgacatttaaacataaCCACCTTGacagttttcactttttctttctttgagtgaatatttgaaaaattcTCTTAGACCAGAGTGGCTAAATTCACAGTTTGGGAATCCAGTGCGCATGTTCAGAACTCTGAAACTGTAGGTTTGGACAACGATACTTTTTGTAAATTACTTATTGTAATTTGACGTATCTTGAATGCACTAGGAGAAAAAGAGGGATGTGTGCATTGCAATCTCTGCAATTTGTGTCCAGTATACAAGAGACTGGGACTGATGCTTCTTCACACAGAGAACAGGAAGAGAGTCATGCTGCTCTTAAAATACAGGAAATAACCTCTGTGCTGATGACGCAGATCTCAGGGGAAAGCTCAGCAAGTTCTGGAGATCTAAAGCATACTgtacactcagacacacacacgcacacgtaGTGACACAGTTCTTGGATGGCTGTTTGGTGCCGTAAACTAAAATTAAGAATTATGTTCACTACTAAATACTAGAGCACACACCTCCACACTAGATTAAGAGACATTCGGGATATATGTAAAACTGCCACCAGTCTTTGCAGTGAGATTTCCCCTATGCAGTGTGTCCAGCGCTCGGCTTAGTTAGTTTGCCGATCTGTATGTAGGCAATCTGCAATTGGAAGAGGGATTTGGCAGAGAGCATTCATTCACTGTACTGTCTGGTGGGGAACACAatggagagaaagggagattGAATGTCTTGTTCCAAACTGTGCCGAGTGCATTCTCCAGCACAGGGGAAAGACAAGAATAAAGCTGGTTGAATATCCCATAGAGACAGATTTACTGGGAGTATTGGTATTGTAAAAATCCGGTTAGGGATTGAATCAAAACgagagcagcagctgcaaaaCTGAGCTGATCCTATAGGACAGACCAAAATGGTTCCAGCCCTGCATGCCCTGTCCTTTACCTGTCCTCTCTGTCATTTTTCCTTTGTATACATTTAACTATATGAGAGGATGACCTCACGCTCTGTCTTCATAgacagctctttttttttgtatacatGGAGAATACATATTTATTGTGTGTCCTCATAGTCCCCAAAAGTCGTTGAGGTGTATTTCTGCAGTTGGTAAAAGCTTTAAGTGATTAGTAAATAGTTAGGTAGAAGTAATAGATTAAAGAAATAATACCAAATAATGTATTGAAATAATTAGTTAAGAAATGGATAGACTATGGCTAAAAGAGATGGATAAGTGGTTGAAATAATAAGCTAAAAGTAAGGGAATTAAACTGGAACTAAAAGATTCACCTTATCCaagtaatataaatatataaatccaAACCTGAAAAGCTTAATTttctaaaaaatattataacCACATctacttttaaattattattataaaaataacatcTGTTTAAAAACGTCTAATGAACATATTTGAAACATTATGTGTGGTGAAGTTAGAAGATACTTTATCTGAGCTCATCGGTAAGGGACTGTGGGGGCACATGGGAGCA
The nucleotide sequence above comes from Channa argus isolate prfri chromosome 1, Channa argus male v1.0, whole genome shotgun sequence. Encoded proteins:
- the fas gene encoding tumor necrosis factor receptor superfamily member 6 isoform X2 → MARANKCPPWAFVFVGLCLLLPLACYSASSQTQGSVGGRSPKGLLRKKRNLCVDGTYEYNGRECCLCGAGLKLKNHCVLNKDDGNCTQCDANTYNSHPNFKQSCEPCTSCDHPNANLQIDEPCTTARNTKCKCKEDHYCINAGLDSSESCILCIPCTVCGAAGIKVACTATNNTVCHEEKNKIATAVGIVIGVFLLILSIVGLIVYLKIKRKQHSFTTPETLPLKDLQPHLVEIVEVVGWKDMKTIALSTKIPRTAIEFCERDNPRDTQQQTLQLLETWIESQGRNASQNLIESLQKNRKNSKAEKVIRILSGDSAA
- the fas gene encoding tumor necrosis factor receptor superfamily member 6 isoform X1; amino-acid sequence: MARANKCPPWAFVFVGLCLLLPLSACYSASSQTQGSVGGRSPKGLLRKKRNLCVDGTYEYNGRECCLCGAGLKLKNHCVLNKDDGNCTQCDANTYNSHPNFKQSCEPCTSCDHPNANLQIDEPCTTARNTKCKCKEDHYCINAGLDSSESCILCIPCTVCGAAGIKVACTATNNTVCHEEKNKIATAVGIVIGVFLLILSIVGLIVYLKIKRKQHSFTTPETLPLKDLQPHLVEIVEVVGWKDMKTIALSTKIPRTAIEFCERDNPRDTQQQTLQLLETWIESQGRNASQNLIESLQKNRKNSKAEKVIRILSGDSAA
- the fas gene encoding tumor necrosis factor receptor superfamily member 6 isoform X3 — translated: MARANKCPPWAFVFVGLCLLLPLSACYSASSQTQGSVGGRSPKGLLRKKRNLCVDGTYEYNGRECCLCGAGLKLKNHCVLNKDDGNCTQCDANTYNSHPNFKQSCEPCTSCDHPNANLQIDEPCTTARNTKCKCKEDHYCINAGLDSSESCILCIPCTVCGAAGIKVACTATNNTVCHEEKNKIATAVGIVIGVFLLILSIVGLIVYLKIKRKQHSFTTPLSLSVGGKGDTTS